In a genomic window of Niallia taxi:
- the dfr gene encoding DfrD/DfrG/DfrK family trimethoprim-resistant dihydrofolate reductase, which yields MRISLIVAMAKDRVIGKNNDIPWRIPKDWEYVRDTTKGHTIVLGRKNLESIGRALPNRRNIILTRDKNFNFDGCEIAHSVEEVFDLCVNEEEIFIFGGEQIYNIFLPYVNKMHITKIHHHFEGDTFFPEVNFNEWREVSVEKGVMNDKNPYIYYFHVYERKSINS from the coding sequence ATGAGAATTTCCCTAATTGTTGCAATGGCTAAGGATAGAGTAATAGGAAAAAATAACGATATCCCCTGGAGAATTCCTAAGGATTGGGAGTATGTTAGAGATACTACTAAGGGACATACAATTGTATTAGGAAGAAAGAACCTCGAATCAATCGGAAGGGCTTTACCTAATAGAAGGAATATTATTCTAACAAGAGATAAGAATTTTAATTTTGATGGCTGTGAAATTGCTCATTCAGTCGAGGAAGTTTTTGATTTGTGTGTGAATGAGGAGGAAATATTCATTTTCGGAGGAGAACAGATTTATAATATATTCTTGCCTTATGTTAATAAAATGCACATTACAAAAATACATCATCATTTTGAAGGAGATACATTTTTTCCTGAAGTTAATTTCAATGAGTGGAGAGAAGTATCTGTTGAAAAAGGAGTTATGAACGATAAAAATCCTTATATCTACTATTTCCATGTTTATGAAAGAAAAAGTATAAACAGCTAA
- a CDS encoding cation:proton antiporter: MEFILYLLLILIATKIAGDLSVRLGQPSVLGKLIIGIILGPAVLGWIENNDFIHYFSEIGVLLLMFLAGLETDLDQLKKNWKAAFAVAIIGIILPFIGGFGIGELFGLNTTYSLFIGILLCATSVSITVQVLKDMNKLNSPEGSTILGAAVVDDVLVVVLLAVMTSFLGNGDEVSLGLLIGKKVIFFIGVLLAGAFLVPQMLKILSKLKVTEPVVSIALVVCFAFVYFADILGMAGIIGAFAAGIAISQTNFKHTVESKVEPIAYAVFVPVFFVSIGLNVSFSGIGSQIGFIVALVIVAILTKLVGGAIGAKLTGFKNRSSLIIGAGMVSRGEVALIIAATGLQESLLLPEYFTAIVVVIIATTLFAPPLLKYLIQGESKSLNREETI, translated from the coding sequence ATGGAATTCATTTTATATCTGTTATTAATATTAATTGCTACAAAAATTGCAGGTGATCTTTCCGTAAGATTAGGACAACCATCTGTACTGGGAAAACTAATAATCGGGATTATATTAGGTCCTGCAGTCCTTGGGTGGATAGAAAATAATGATTTTATTCATTATTTCTCTGAAATCGGAGTTTTATTACTCATGTTCTTAGCCGGTTTGGAGACAGATCTAGATCAACTTAAGAAAAATTGGAAAGCTGCTTTTGCAGTTGCTATAATCGGCATCATCCTTCCTTTTATCGGAGGATTTGGTATTGGAGAACTCTTTGGATTAAATACAACATATTCCCTATTTATAGGAATACTACTATGTGCAACATCTGTAAGTATTACTGTCCAAGTGTTAAAGGATATGAATAAACTCAATTCCCCTGAGGGGAGCACTATATTAGGTGCTGCAGTTGTAGACGACGTTCTGGTTGTCGTGCTCTTAGCTGTCATGACTAGTTTTCTTGGGAATGGAGATGAAGTATCCCTTGGACTTCTAATAGGTAAAAAAGTTATCTTCTTTATTGGTGTATTACTTGCAGGAGCTTTCCTAGTTCCCCAAATGTTAAAAATACTCTCTAAATTAAAAGTTACAGAACCTGTGGTATCCATTGCCCTTGTCGTTTGTTTCGCTTTTGTATATTTTGCAGATATTCTTGGAATGGCAGGAATTATTGGAGCATTCGCAGCTGGCATAGCCATTTCTCAAACAAACTTTAAGCACACCGTCGAGAGTAAGGTGGAGCCTATAGCATATGCTGTATTTGTCCCCGTCTTCTTTGTAAGTATCGGTTTAAATGTTTCATTTAGTGGTATAGGAAGCCAGATTGGGTTCATTGTAGCCCTAGTAATTGTTGCTATCCTTACAAAACTTGTAGGTGGGGCTATTGGAGCAAAGTTAACTGGATTTAAAAATCGTTCTTCTCTTATTATCGGAGCTGGGATGGTTTCTCGAGGAGAAGTAGCACTAATCATTGCGGCTACTGGTTTGCAAGAATCCCTTTTGTTACCTGAATACTTCACTGCTATAGTAGTCGTTATAATTGCAACAACCTTGTTTGCTCCTCCATTATTAAAATATTTAATACAAGGGGAAAGTAAATCTTTAAATAGAGAAGAAACTATTTAA
- a CDS encoding pyridoxamine 5'-phosphate oxidase family protein, translated as MGTVYSSILPKHEEFIRKQRVFFVGSAPLTADGHVNISPKGHDVLRIFSSNEVAYLDLTGSGNETSAHLKDNGRITFMFLAFEGPPMILRLYGSGNVILPGTPEWTDMAKHFDILPGARQIIHARIETVKTSCGFSVPFYSYDGERDTLQKWTNNKSEQDLEEYRKKKNSISMDGIVTPIGESLANFNNFK; from the coding sequence ATGGGAACTGTTTATTCATCAATACTTCCAAAACACGAAGAATTTATAAGAAAACAACGGGTTTTTTTTGTTGGCTCAGCACCTCTAACAGCAGATGGTCATGTTAACATCTCACCAAAAGGTCATGATGTATTAAGAATCTTTTCCTCGAATGAGGTAGCTTATTTAGATTTAACTGGTAGTGGAAATGAAACAAGTGCACATTTAAAGGATAACGGAAGAATTACTTTTATGTTCTTAGCTTTTGAAGGACCTCCTATGATTTTAAGGCTATATGGTAGCGGTAATGTGATATTACCTGGCACACCTGAATGGACTGATATGGCGAAACATTTTGACATACTTCCTGGTGCTCGACAGATTATTCATGCAAGGATTGAAACAGTAAAAACATCATGTGGATTTAGTGTACCGTTCTACTCATACGACGGTGAACGAGATACTCTTCAAAAATGGACTAACAATAAAAGTGAACAAGACTTAGAGGAATATCGTAAAAAGAAAAATTCTATAAGTATGGATGGGATAGTTACACCGATTGGAGAAAGTTTAGCTAACTTTAATAATTTTAAATAA
- a CDS encoding NUDIX hydrolase produces the protein MVEQSKSRLIQLTYYKTLKRKLFGEVGVKVKDNLIYVRNTPFEKENVYKVNDIVFLCEFDNDEPYIKSPDEGSKGLLDDNRGDI, from the coding sequence TTGGTGGAACAGTCGAAAAGTAGGTTAATTCAATTAACTTACTATAAAACATTAAAAAGGAAGTTATTTGGAGAGGTTGGTGTTAAAGTAAAAGATAATTTAATTTATGTAAGAAATACTCCCTTTGAAAAAGAAAATGTTTATAAAGTAAATGATATCGTTTTCCTTTGTGAGTTTGATAATGATGAGCCGTATATAAAAAGCCCAGATGAAGGTAGTAAAGGTTTATTGGATGACAACAGAGGAGATATTTAA
- a CDS encoding NADP-dependent oxidoreductase yields the protein MKAVVINQYGSKEELVEQEVNKPNAEANQVVLKLEATSINPIDWKLREGYLKEMFDWEFPIILGWDAAGVITDIGSNVTKWNVGDRVFSRPETTRRGTYAEYIAIEEHLLAKLPDSISYEEAAAVPLAGLTAWQALFTHGHLKEGETVLIHAGAGGVGIFAIQLAKYAGAHVITTASEKNHELLYSLGADQVIDYKKENFEEVLKDVDLVFDTMGGEVAENSYKVLKQNTGRLITIVGEPNHDTAKSHNVSAKGIWLQPDGEQLQKMADLMEEKKIKSIVGATFPFSRQGIYDAHALSETHHAVGKIVITF from the coding sequence ATGAAAGCAGTTGTGATTAATCAATATGGAAGTAAAGAAGAATTAGTGGAGCAGGAAGTTAATAAACCAAATGCAGAAGCCAATCAAGTGGTTCTAAAATTAGAAGCTACATCCATCAATCCAATCGATTGGAAATTAAGAGAGGGTTATTTAAAAGAAATGTTTGATTGGGAATTTCCTATCATCTTAGGCTGGGATGCGGCTGGAGTCATAACAGACATAGGTTCAAACGTTACTAAGTGGAATGTTGGAGATCGAGTATTTAGTCGTCCTGAGACAACTCGTCGCGGTACGTATGCTGAATACATAGCAATTGAGGAGCACCTACTGGCAAAACTACCTGATTCTATCTCATATGAGGAAGCTGCAGCTGTACCTTTAGCTGGTTTAACGGCATGGCAGGCATTGTTTACTCATGGCCATTTAAAAGAAGGTGAAACTGTACTTATTCACGCTGGTGCTGGTGGTGTAGGGATTTTTGCTATTCAATTAGCAAAGTATGCCGGTGCTCATGTTATAACAACAGCAAGTGAAAAAAACCACGAACTTCTCTATTCCTTAGGTGCTGATCAAGTCATTGATTACAAAAAAGAAAACTTTGAAGAGGTTCTAAAAGATGTAGATTTAGTGTTTGACACGATGGGTGGAGAAGTAGCTGAGAATAGCTATAAGGTACTTAAACAAAATACCGGAAGATTAATTACCATTGTTGGTGAACCAAATCATGATACTGCTAAGTCTCACAATGTATCGGCAAAGGGTATTTGGCTGCAGCCTGATGGTGAACAATTGCAGAAAATGGCGGATCTAATGGAAGAGAAAAAGATAAAGTCTATTGTAGGGGCAACATTCCCGTTTAGTAGACAGGGTATTTATGATGCACATGCTTTGAGTGAAACTCACCACGCTGTAGGTAAAATTGTCATTACATTTTAA
- a CDS encoding DUF6366 family protein: protein MRNAKDNLKVKREKMRQEELKSPSSSIQGSKLAELVGGLNWKFTGMVILVIIIFGVYFLLKFNPPLEIDTIASNEDNKSVVVGIDNNGFRDVKILDVSVNNNEKPIETKLQVSNSLQGFVLTDDFQSEEAKAYGFTNIEDVVIKAGTSKDDETVSKDDEIYGVSVIYNEEINNVYIEYSHFGMTFNDTVYFNNY, encoded by the coding sequence ATGAGAAATGCTAAAGATAATCTTAAAGTAAAAAGAGAAAAAATGAGACAAGAAGAATTAAAAAGTCCTTCTAGTAGTATTCAAGGAAGCAAGCTTGCTGAATTAGTGGGTGGTTTGAATTGGAAGTTTACCGGAATGGTTATTCTCGTAATAATTATTTTTGGTGTATACTTTTTATTGAAATTTAATCCGCCTTTGGAGATTGACACTATTGCTTCAAATGAAGATAATAAATCAGTTGTTGTTGGGATTGATAACAATGGTTTTCGTGATGTGAAAATATTAGATGTTTCAGTAAATAACAATGAAAAGCCTATAGAAACGAAATTACAAGTTAGTAATTCATTACAAGGTTTTGTCTTAACAGATGATTTTCAGAGTGAGGAAGCGAAAGCATATGGTTTTACTAACATAGAAGACGTAGTTATAAAAGCAGGTACTTCAAAAGATGATGAAACTGTTTCAAAAGATGATGAAATTTATGGGGTTAGTGTCATTTATAATGAAGAAATAAATAATGTTTATATAGAATATAGCCATTTTGGAATGACATTTAATGACACTGTGTATTTCAACAATTATTGA
- a CDS encoding GNAT family N-acetyltransferase: MIIFQATMEDLDGVANLFNLYRTFYQQESDLEGAKNYIKERINKGESIIFVVKDEQNYLGFTQLYPTFSSISMKRAWILNDLYVDAQARKQGVGELLLHKAKEFAIETGAKSLSLSTAPDNYTAQRLYEKNGYEKDITFYHYELGLVE, encoded by the coding sequence ATGATTATATTTCAAGCTACAATGGAAGATCTAGATGGAGTTGCAAATTTATTTAATTTGTATCGTACATTTTATCAACAAGAATCTGATTTAGAAGGAGCTAAGAATTACATAAAAGAGCGGATTAATAAGGGGGAATCCATAATATTTGTTGTTAAAGACGAACAAAACTATCTTGGATTTACTCAGCTTTATCCTACATTTTCATCCATTTCAATGAAACGAGCGTGGATATTAAACGACTTATATGTTGATGCACAAGCAAGAAAACAAGGCGTTGGTGAACTGCTATTACATAAAGCAAAAGAATTTGCTATTGAAACAGGTGCAAAAAGTCTTAGTCTAAGTACAGCACCAGATAATTATACAGCCCAACGCTTATATGAAAAAAATGGATACGAGAAAGACATTACTTTTTATCATTATGAATTAGGTCTAGTAGAATAG
- a CDS encoding NUDIX hydrolase has translation MEKWDVFDKHRNKIEKQITRGDEMAPDELHLVVHVCIFNSKGEMLIQQRQPFKEGWSNLWDITCGGSAIAGDTSQQAASRELFEELGIHYNFDKIRPHFTINFERGFDDYYLIEYDFDLNELTLQAEEVQAAKWASKEEILKLIEQKKFIPYYQSIIGFLFEGRDHYGSIRL, from the coding sequence ATGGAAAAGTGGGATGTATTTGATAAGCATCGTAATAAAATAGAAAAACAAATAACACGTGGAGATGAAATGGCACCAGACGAGCTTCATTTAGTAGTACATGTATGTATATTTAATTCAAAAGGAGAAATGCTCATTCAACAGCGTCAGCCCTTTAAGGAAGGATGGTCGAACCTTTGGGATATCACATGTGGCGGCAGTGCCATTGCAGGCGATACAAGTCAGCAGGCCGCTTCAAGAGAGCTATTCGAGGAGTTGGGAATTCATTATAACTTTGACAAAATTCGTCCACACTTTACTATTAACTTTGAACGTGGGTTTGATGATTATTATTTAATCGAATATGACTTTGATTTAAATGAATTGACGTTACAGGCTGAAGAGGTACAAGCAGCTAAATGGGCCTCTAAAGAGGAAATCTTAAAGCTAATCGAACAAAAAAAATTTATACCTTATTATCAAAGTATCATTGGTTTTCTTTTTGAGGGTCGCGATCATTATGGCTCGATCCGTCTTTAA
- a CDS encoding fatty acid desaturase — translation MNIKNLKQLRTAVAPFEKSTLKTSVWQLVNTILPFVLLWIAAYKSLTISYILTLVFVVAAAGFLVRIFIIFHDCCHFSFFKNRKANKVLGTITGILTLFPYSKWQHSHSIHHATSSNLDKRGVGDLWMMTIDEYENASLFVKLQYRLYRNPFIMFILGPIYEFLLANRFNRKEARWNERLNTYATNIALVLLVILLGSTLGWSSFLLVQLPIFLISGSVGVWLFYVQHTFEDTYFEEDENWDYVKAAVEGSSYYHLPKWMQWLTGNIGYHHVHHLSPRVPNYKLEQVHNETEPLRNVPTITLASSLRSLKFRLWDEKDKKFISFYEWKKQKKSLKLSAESEMQ, via the coding sequence ATGAATATAAAAAACTTAAAACAATTGAGAACTGCTGTAGCGCCCTTTGAGAAGTCCACTTTGAAAACGAGTGTCTGGCAGCTTGTCAATACTATCCTGCCCTTTGTGTTGCTCTGGATTGCGGCCTACAAAAGCTTAACAATTTCTTATATTTTAACACTTGTGTTCGTTGTAGCTGCAGCAGGATTTTTGGTCAGAATTTTTATTATTTTTCATGATTGCTGTCACTTTTCTTTCTTTAAGAACCGGAAGGCGAATAAGGTTTTAGGTACCATTACAGGAATCCTGACATTATTCCCATACAGCAAATGGCAGCATAGCCATTCTATTCACCATGCAACAAGCAGTAACCTGGATAAACGTGGCGTCGGCGATTTATGGATGATGACGATTGACGAGTATGAGAATGCCTCTTTGTTTGTAAAGCTGCAATACCGCTTGTACCGCAATCCATTCATCATGTTTATTTTAGGGCCTATTTATGAATTCCTTTTGGCGAATCGCTTTAATCGTAAAGAAGCTAGATGGAATGAAAGGCTAAATACGTACGCAACTAACATTGCCCTTGTATTATTGGTTATTCTGCTTGGAAGTACACTTGGCTGGTCCTCTTTCTTGCTTGTACAGCTGCCGATTTTTCTTATTTCTGGCTCTGTTGGAGTTTGGTTATTTTATGTACAGCATACTTTTGAAGATACGTATTTCGAGGAAGATGAAAATTGGGATTATGTTAAGGCGGCTGTTGAAGGAAGCTCCTATTATCACCTGCCGAAATGGATGCAATGGCTGACTGGTAATATCGGCTACCATCATGTGCATCATTTAAGTCCAAGGGTTCCTAATTATAAATTGGAGCAGGTTCATAATGAGACAGAACCACTGCGGAATGTACCAACGATAACACTGGCAAGCAGTCTCCGTTCTTTGAAGTTCCGTTTGTGGGACGAAAAAGACAAGAAGTTTATTAGCTTCTATGAATGGAAAAAACAAAAGAAATCACTTAAATTGTCTGCAGAATCAGAGATGCAATAA
- a CDS encoding sensor histidine kinase, giving the protein MIKKLEVLKKSTGISPYIWTLLTILPFYFIFHASSAVDVIAGIILTILFFLFYRLAYLSKGWTIYLWPSLLIGISTFAIYAYSYVYFSFFLSYFIGNIKKQIPYFVLYFIHLAVTTFAIYYKVIIGDSLLLKQLPFVLIIWFGVILLPLTIHNRKERGQLQEKLEDANKRISNLVKLEERQRIARDLHDTLGQKLSLIGLKSDLARKLVYKDPEQARLELKDIQHTSRTALNEVRKMVSEMRGIKLRDELLLVKKVLEAAEITLISDIASNLKMSSIAENIISMCLKEAVTNVVRHSNATSCYISISQNKKETIMEIKDNGTSPFKEEDTHNGNGLAGMRERLDFINGTLEISINEGTILTIVIPHDGKLIEREELL; this is encoded by the coding sequence ATGATAAAAAAATTAGAGGTTTTAAAGAAGAGCACCGGCATTTCTCCTTATATATGGACATTACTTACTATTTTGCCCTTTTATTTTATATTTCACGCCTCTTCAGCGGTTGATGTGATTGCTGGTATCATCCTAACGATTTTATTTTTTCTATTTTATAGATTAGCCTATCTTTCAAAAGGCTGGACGATATATTTATGGCCTTCCCTTTTGATTGGGATATCCACCTTTGCCATTTATGCATACAGCTATGTGTATTTTTCTTTTTTCCTGTCGTACTTTATTGGTAATATAAAAAAACAAATTCCCTATTTTGTCCTTTACTTTATACACTTGGCGGTTACCACCTTCGCCATTTACTACAAAGTAATAATAGGTGATTCCTTGCTGTTAAAGCAGCTTCCGTTTGTGCTGATTATATGGTTCGGTGTTATTTTATTGCCATTGACCATCCATAACCGCAAAGAGAGAGGCCAGCTGCAGGAAAAGCTGGAGGATGCGAATAAACGCATATCAAATTTAGTCAAACTAGAGGAAAGACAGCGGATTGCCAGAGACCTTCATGATACACTTGGCCAAAAACTTTCCCTTATTGGCTTAAAAAGTGATTTAGCAAGAAAATTAGTTTATAAGGACCCTGAACAAGCCCGCTTGGAGCTTAAGGATATTCAGCATACTTCAAGAACAGCATTAAACGAAGTCCGAAAAATGGTCTCTGAAATGCGTGGCATTAAATTGAGAGACGAGCTCCTCCTCGTAAAAAAAGTATTAGAGGCGGCTGAAATAACCTTAATTAGCGATATTGCTTCCAATCTAAAAATGTCATCGATTGCTGAAAACATTATTAGCATGTGCTTAAAAGAGGCTGTTACAAATGTGGTTCGCCATAGTAATGCCACCTCTTGCTATATAAGCATCAGCCAAAATAAAAAAGAAACAATCATGGAAATTAAGGATAATGGAACAAGTCCTTTTAAGGAAGAAGATACTCACAATGGAAATGGATTAGCAGGCATGCGAGAACGATTGGATTTTATCAATGGTACTTTAGAGATTTCCATCAATGAGGGAACAATATTAACAATCGTGATTCCACATGATGGGAAATTAATCGAAAGGGAGGAGTTATTATGA
- a CDS encoding response regulator transcription factor — translation MIRIVIAEDQRLLLGALGSLLDLEDDITVVGKANNGEEAVQLVKDQNPDICIMDIEMPAKTGLEAAEELMNHPCKVIILTTFARSGYFQRALKSGVSAYLLKDSPSDDLAKSIRSVMEGKRIYAPELVDDVYREENPLTEREKEVLMLVADGKNTKEIAQELSIKTGTVRNYISMILDKLEVKNRIEAITRFKEKGWFK, via the coding sequence ATGATCCGGATTGTCATTGCCGAAGACCAGCGCCTGCTTTTAGGTGCTTTAGGTTCATTGCTTGATTTAGAAGATGATATTACGGTTGTCGGTAAAGCAAACAATGGTGAAGAAGCAGTCCAGCTTGTTAAGGACCAAAATCCTGATATTTGTATCATGGATATTGAAATGCCTGCCAAGACTGGCTTAGAAGCAGCGGAAGAGCTCATGAACCATCCATGCAAAGTCATTATTCTAACTACCTTTGCCAGATCAGGCTATTTCCAGCGGGCCTTGAAGTCTGGCGTATCGGCGTATTTACTCAAGGATAGTCCAAGTGATGATTTGGCAAAAAGCATCCGCAGTGTGATGGAAGGAAAAAGAATATACGCACCTGAGTTGGTTGATGATGTATATAGAGAAGAAAATCCCCTTACAGAGCGGGAAAAAGAAGTCCTTATGCTAGTTGCAGATGGTAAGAATACAAAAGAGATTGCTCAAGAGCTATCGATTAAAACCGGAACAGTACGCAACTATATCAGCATGATTCTCGATAAATTAGAAGTGAAAAATCGCATAGAAGCCATCACGAGATTTAAGGAAAAAGGATGGTTCAAATAA
- the rbsB gene encoding ribose ABC transporter substrate-binding protein RbsB: protein MKKLIVLCLTLTLLLLSACSMQPPSWAKPAKKEDLEDIKIGLSVSTLNNPFFVSLRDGVVKEAESLGMEVIIVDAQNDSAKQVNDVEDLIQQGVDALLINPTDSASISTAVQSANNIGIPVVTLDRSADKGKVEALVASDNIKGGEMAANYLIEKLGEKAEVIELEGVPGASATRERGQGFHNIADQKLNVIAKQAADFDRTKGLTVMENLLQANPNVKAVFAHNDEMALGAIEAINSSGKDVSVIGFDGNDDALNAIKAGDMEATVAQQPELIGKLAVNAARDVLQGKKVEENIAAPLKLVTKD from the coding sequence ATGAAAAAATTAATCGTTTTATGTTTAACACTCACACTTTTGCTCCTAAGTGCTTGTTCTATGCAACCGCCTTCATGGGCAAAGCCAGCTAAAAAGGAAGATTTAGAGGATATTAAAATTGGTTTATCAGTTTCGACGTTAAACAACCCATTTTTTGTATCTTTAAGAGATGGAGTTGTGAAGGAAGCGGAAAGCTTAGGGATGGAAGTTATTATCGTTGATGCACAAAATGATTCGGCAAAACAAGTGAATGATGTCGAGGATTTAATTCAGCAAGGGGTAGATGCGTTGCTTATTAATCCAACCGATTCTGCTTCTATTTCAACAGCTGTTCAATCAGCAAATAATATTGGCATACCGGTAGTTACGTTGGATCGCTCTGCAGATAAAGGGAAGGTAGAAGCGTTAGTAGCTTCTGATAATATAAAAGGCGGAGAAATGGCTGCGAATTATTTGATTGAAAAGTTAGGAGAAAAAGCTGAGGTTATTGAATTAGAAGGGGTGCCAGGGGCATCAGCTACTCGGGAAAGAGGTCAAGGTTTTCATAATATAGCGGATCAAAAATTGAATGTCATTGCTAAACAAGCAGCTGATTTTGATCGGACAAAAGGCTTAACTGTCATGGAAAATCTACTGCAAGCAAACCCAAATGTTAAAGCAGTATTTGCTCATAATGATGAAATGGCATTAGGGGCTATTGAGGCAATTAATAGCTCTGGTAAAGATGTGTCGGTTATTGGATTTGATGGAAATGACGACGCCCTAAATGCCATTAAAGCTGGAGACATGGAAGCAACAGTTGCTCAGCAACCAGAGCTAATTGGTAAGCTTGCGGTAAATGCTGCAAGAGACGTTTTACAAGGTAAAAAGGTCGAGGAAAACATTGCAGCACCGCTTAAATTAGTTACAAAGGATTAA
- the rbsC gene encoding ribose ABC transporter permease RbsC: MMNTITQKLGPLLGLFLLVVIVSILNPSFLEPLNLLNLLRQVAINALIAFGMTFVILTGGIDLSVGAILALSSALTAGMMVAGVDPIVAILIGCILGALMGMVNGLFITIGKMAPFIATLATMTIFRGLTLVYTGGNPITGLGDNYLFQLFGRGYFLGIPVPAITMILAFVFLFVLLHKTPFGRKTYAIGGNEKAALISGIKVPKVKIMIYSLSGMLAALAGAILTSRLNSAQPTAGTSYELDAIAAVVLGGTSLSGGKGRIFGTLIGALIIGTLNNGLNLLGVSSFYQMVVKGIVILIAVLLDRKK; encoded by the coding sequence ATGATGAATACTATTACCCAAAAGTTAGGACCATTACTAGGTTTGTTTTTATTAGTAGTGATTGTGTCCATTTTAAATCCTAGTTTTCTTGAACCTTTGAATCTATTAAATTTATTGCGGCAGGTTGCCATTAATGCACTAATTGCTTTTGGGATGACCTTTGTTATTTTAACAGGAGGAATTGATTTATCTGTCGGAGCTATTCTTGCGTTATCCAGTGCATTGACTGCAGGGATGATGGTAGCTGGCGTAGACCCAATTGTTGCCATCTTAATTGGCTGTATTCTTGGTGCTTTAATGGGAATGGTCAACGGATTATTCATTACAATCGGAAAAATGGCCCCATTTATTGCAACACTAGCAACAATGACGATCTTCAGAGGCTTAACACTTGTTTATACTGGTGGTAACCCTATTACTGGTCTTGGAGATAATTATCTGTTTCAGTTATTTGGCCGTGGGTATTTTCTAGGAATACCTGTACCAGCTATTACGATGATTCTAGCATTTGTGTTTTTATTTGTTCTTCTTCACAAAACTCCATTTGGTCGCAAAACATATGCGATTGGTGGCAATGAAAAGGCAGCCTTAATTTCAGGTATTAAAGTACCAAAAGTAAAAATCATGATTTATAGTCTATCCGGCATGCTTGCCGCTTTGGCAGGTGCGATTCTGACATCTCGTTTAAATTCAGCACAGCCAACAGCGGGTACTTCCTATGAGCTTGATGCAATTGCAGCGGTTGTGTTAGGAGGGACAAGCCTTTCAGGGGGAAAAGGACGGATTTTTGGGACACTTATTGGTGCGTTAATTATTGGTACTTTAAATAATGGATTGAATCTGCTTGGCGTATCTTCCTTCTACCAAATGGTAGTTAAGGGGATTGTTATATTAATTGCAGTATTACTTGATCGTAAAAAGTAG